A part of Streptomyces sp. NBC_01497 genomic DNA contains:
- the galK gene encoding galactokinase, whose translation MSETGSEAPIATVEGFTELYGAAPEGVWAAPGRVNLIGEYTDFNEGFVMPLALPHTTVAAVSRRSDGVLRLHSADAPQGVIQLEIASLTPRSGDGGWAAYPAGVVWALREAGHEVGGADIHVTSTVPTGAGLSSSAALEVATATALSDLYGLGLAPADAALLAQRAENEFVGVPCGVMDQMASACCAEGHALYLDTRDLTQRQVPFDLAAQGLRLLVVDTRVKHALGDGAYAERRDGCEAGARTLGVRALRDVPFAELPDALARLQAAGVAENVVRYVRHVVSDDARVERVITLLEAGETRATGRILLEGHASLRDDLRVSCDELDLTVEASVAAGALGARMTGGGFGGSAIVLVESGDVERVTKGVEAAFAEAAYAAPRVFEATPSRGAHRVA comes from the coding sequence GTGAGCGAGACCGGCAGCGAGGCGCCCATAGCCACCGTCGAGGGATTCACCGAGCTGTACGGGGCAGCGCCGGAAGGGGTCTGGGCGGCACCCGGCCGGGTCAACCTCATCGGTGAGTACACCGACTTCAACGAGGGCTTCGTCATGCCCCTCGCGCTGCCGCACACGACCGTCGCGGCCGTGTCGCGGCGTTCGGACGGCGTCCTGCGGCTGCACTCGGCCGACGCCCCGCAGGGCGTGATCCAGCTGGAGATCGCCTCGCTGACGCCCCGCTCGGGGGACGGCGGCTGGGCCGCCTACCCGGCGGGCGTCGTCTGGGCGCTGCGCGAGGCGGGCCACGAGGTCGGCGGCGCGGACATCCATGTGACGTCCACCGTGCCGACGGGCGCCGGCCTGTCGTCCTCGGCGGCTCTTGAGGTCGCGACGGCGACAGCGCTCAGCGACCTGTACGGGCTGGGGCTCGCCCCGGCCGACGCGGCGCTGCTGGCACAGCGCGCGGAGAACGAGTTCGTGGGCGTGCCCTGCGGGGTCATGGACCAGATGGCGTCGGCGTGCTGCGCCGAGGGGCACGCGCTGTACCTCGACACGCGCGACCTGACGCAGCGCCAGGTCCCCTTCGACCTGGCCGCGCAGGGACTGCGGCTGCTGGTCGTCGACACGCGCGTCAAGCACGCTCTGGGCGACGGCGCGTACGCGGAACGCCGGGACGGGTGCGAGGCGGGGGCGCGCACACTTGGCGTGCGCGCCCTGCGGGACGTGCCGTTCGCGGAGCTGCCCGACGCGCTCGCCCGCCTTCAGGCGGCGGGCGTGGCGGAGAACGTGGTGCGCTACGTACGGCACGTGGTGAGCGACGACGCCCGGGTCGAGCGGGTGATCACACTGCTGGAAGCGGGCGAGACGCGCGCGACGGGCCGGATCCTGCTGGAGGGACACGCCTCCCTCAGGGACGACCTGCGGGTCTCCTGCGACGAACTGGACCTGACGGTCGAGGCGTCGGTGGCGGCCGGCGCGCTGGGCGCGCGGATGACGGGCGGCGGCTTCGGCGGTTCGGCGATCGTGCTGGTCGAGTCGGGCGACGTGGAGCGCGTGACGAAGGGCGTCGAGGCCGCGTTCGCCGAGGCGGCGTACGCGGCGCCGCGCGTCTTCGAGGCGACCCCCTCGCGGGGCGCGCACCGGGTGGCGTAA
- the galE gene encoding UDP-glucose 4-epimerase GalE: MSSKKYLVTGGAGYVGSVVATHLLQAGHRVSVLDDLSTGFVAGVPEGAEFIEGRVHDAARWLDDSYDAVLHFAASSQVGESVVKPEKYWDNNVGGSMALLSAMRDAGVRTLVFSSTAATYGEPVSTPITESDPTAPTNPYGATKLAVDHMIASECAAHGLAAVSLRYFNVAGAYGAAGERHDPESHLIPLVLQVALGKRESISVYGDDYPTPDGTCVRDYIHVADLAEAHLAALGAATPGEHLICNLGNGNGFSVREVIDTVRKVTGHPVPEVTAGRRDGDPAVLVASARTAHERLGWTPSRADLAGIVEDAWNFTRRNT, from the coding sequence GTGAGTAGCAAGAAATACCTGGTCACTGGTGGCGCCGGCTATGTCGGCAGCGTGGTCGCGACACATCTGCTGCAGGCCGGGCACCGCGTGAGCGTGCTGGACGACCTGTCCACGGGCTTCGTCGCGGGCGTACCCGAGGGCGCCGAGTTCATCGAGGGCCGGGTGCACGACGCGGCCCGCTGGCTCGACGACTCCTACGACGCGGTGCTCCACTTCGCGGCCTCCTCGCAGGTCGGCGAGTCCGTCGTCAAGCCGGAGAAGTACTGGGACAACAACGTCGGCGGCTCGATGGCGCTGCTCTCCGCCATGCGCGACGCCGGGGTGCGCACGCTCGTGTTCTCCTCCACGGCGGCGACGTACGGGGAGCCCGTCTCCACGCCCATCACGGAGAGCGACCCGACGGCGCCGACCAACCCGTACGGTGCGACGAAGCTCGCCGTCGACCACATGATCGCGAGCGAGTGCGCGGCACACGGCCTCGCGGCGGTGTCGCTGCGGTACTTCAACGTGGCCGGCGCGTACGGCGCGGCGGGCGAGCGGCACGACCCCGAGTCGCACCTCATCCCGCTGGTGCTGCAGGTCGCGCTCGGCAAGCGCGAGTCGATCTCCGTGTACGGGGACGACTACCCGACGCCGGACGGCACCTGCGTGCGCGACTACATCCACGTCGCCGACCTGGCCGAGGCCCATCTCGCCGCGCTCGGCGCCGCCACCCCGGGCGAGCACCTGATCTGCAACCTCGGCAACGGCAACGGGTTCTCCGTCCGCGAGGTCATCGACACCGTGCGCAAGGTCACCGGTCACCCCGTGCCCGAGGTGACCGCGGGACGCCGCGACGGCGACCCGGCGGTCCTGGTCGCGTCGGCCCGCACGGCGCACGAGCGGCTGGGCTGGACACCGAGCCGCGCGGACCTCGCGGGCATCGTCGAGGACGCCTGGAACTTCACCCGGAGGAACACGTGA
- the galT gene encoding galactose-1-phosphate uridylyltransferase produces MKKTVTTLADGRELIYYDRRDDVVRDAVDARPLGRVATSSEVRHDPLLGDAVAVASHRQERTYHPPADECPLDPSRDGRHTEIPDSDYDVVVFENRFPSLSGDAGRCEVVCFASDHDASFADLDDEQAALVLDVWTDRTAELAELPQVEQVFPFENRGAEIGVTLAHPHGQIYAYPFVTPRTALMLRSAAAHRTATGRNLFEDVVARERADGERIVLEGEHWTAFVPYAAHWPYEVHLYPKRRVTDLRGLDDGARAEFPRVYLELLRRFDRIFGPGQPRTPYISAWHQAPFRAQGREDFALHLELFTIRRTLGKLKYLAGSESGMGVFINDVPPEAAAARLREVASE; encoded by the coding sequence ATGAAGAAGACGGTGACCACGCTCGCCGACGGCCGTGAGCTGATCTACTACGACCGCCGCGACGACGTCGTACGCGACGCCGTCGACGCGCGGCCGCTCGGCCGGGTCGCCACCTCCTCGGAGGTGCGTCACGACCCGCTCCTCGGGGACGCCGTCGCCGTCGCCTCACACCGCCAGGAGCGCACCTACCACCCGCCCGCCGACGAGTGCCCCCTCGACCCGTCCCGCGACGGACGGCACACCGAGATCCCGGACAGCGACTACGACGTCGTCGTCTTCGAGAACCGGTTCCCCTCCCTGTCCGGAGACGCCGGCCGCTGCGAGGTCGTCTGCTTCGCCTCCGACCACGACGCGTCGTTCGCGGACCTCGACGACGAGCAGGCGGCGCTCGTCCTCGACGTGTGGACCGACCGCACGGCGGAACTCGCCGAACTCCCCCAGGTCGAACAGGTCTTCCCGTTCGAGAACCGCGGTGCGGAGATCGGCGTCACGCTCGCCCACCCCCATGGGCAGATCTACGCCTACCCCTTCGTCACCCCGCGCACGGCGCTCATGCTGCGCTCCGCGGCCGCGCACCGGACCGCCACCGGCCGCAACCTCTTCGAGGACGTCGTCGCCCGCGAACGCGCCGACGGCGAGCGGATCGTGCTGGAAGGCGAGCACTGGACGGCGTTCGTGCCCTACGCGGCGCACTGGCCCTACGAGGTGCACCTCTACCCCAAGCGGCGCGTCACCGACCTGCGGGGCCTGGACGACGGGGCCCGTGCGGAGTTCCCCCGCGTATACCTGGAGCTGCTGCGCCGCTTCGACCGGATCTTCGGTCCCGGCCAGCCGCGCACCCCCTACATCTCGGCCTGGCACCAGGCGCCGTTCCGGGCGCAGGGACGCGAGGACTTCGCGTTGCACCTGGAGCTTTTCACCATTCGCCGTACGTTGGGCAAGCTGAAGTACCTCGCCGGCTCCGAGTCCGGCATGGGCGTGTTCATCAACGACGTACCGCCCGAGGCGGCGGCGGCGCGACTGCGAGAGGTAGCGAGCGAGTGA
- the dnaE gene encoding DNA polymerase III subunit alpha, producing the protein MTKSFVHLHNHTEYSMLDGAQRLKPMFDEVARQEMPAIAMSDHGNMFGAYELYQVSQGFPDVKPIIGIEAYVAPSSRRNRKQEFWGPGGQRAMSDDGEGSKDVSGGGRFTHMTMWAENVEGLRNLFYLSTEASYTGQFPAGKARMDMELISEHSAGIIGTTGCPSGAIQTRLRLGQYDEAVKTASAYQDILGKENYFLELMDHGLDLERNVRDDLLRLAKELKIPLLATNDAHYVLEEHADAHDNLLCIGVGKNKDHPGRFKFNGTGYYLKTAREMRELFSELPEACDNTLLIAERIGSYKEVFDHNDEMPQYPDVPEGENQESWLRKEVMKGLAVRYGDPIPQEVLERFETEMTVIGPMGFSSYFLVVADICRHARESKIPVGPGRGSATGSIVAYATRITELCPLEHGLLFERFLNPERINPPDVDLDFDDRQRDAMVRYVVEKYGDEYTALVNTFGKLKAKNAIKDTSRLLGYPFSHGERITKALPPDVMGKSIPINGIFDPSHPRYGEAGEIRALYEGEPDVRKVVEGAKGVEGLIRNTGVHAAAVILSKTKLTDRIPLHMRAKDGVKITGFDYPSCENMGLVKMDFLGLRNLGVIDQAIHNIRENRGINICTVPDPGDDATPIPLDDAVTYQLLARGDTFGVFQLDGAGMRTLLKLMEPTRFEDIAAALALYRPGPMAANAHTNYAHRKTGRQEIQPIHPELREALEPILGNTFHLLIYQEQIMAIARQLAGYTLGGADLLRRAMGKKKPEVLAAEWEKFHDGMRDNGYSEESIKALWDVMLPFSGYAFNKSHTAGYGLVSFWTAYLKANFPAEYMAALLTSVGDDKDKAGLYLADARKLGVQVLQPDINESVADFTAIGENVRFGLRSVRNVGEGVIESLVATRKSKGKFTSFADFLDKAEVPALNKRAVESLIKAGAFDSLGSPRKGLSAIHEDAIDSVIPVKKAAAFGQDDLFAGLGGDDTAGAPAFGLDFAINPSEWPRKQLLATEREMLGLYVSAHPLDGTDHILSRHRDVTIPELLGSGRSEGVVKLAGLITNVERKMTKQGNAWALVNLADRDGEMEVLFFPASYQLVQHALIPDSVVTVSGRLNDRDGAISLFGQELEVLDVSSAESGGKPPVVLAFQSHKISEPSIAELKRILTAHRGDSPVRMRVQAPQKTVLYELGYTVDPTSVASDIKGAFGPDAWIGVA; encoded by the coding sequence GTGACGAAAAGCTTTGTTCACCTGCACAATCACACCGAGTACTCGATGCTCGACGGGGCTCAGCGGCTCAAGCCGATGTTCGACGAAGTGGCGCGGCAGGAGATGCCCGCCATCGCCATGTCGGACCACGGCAACATGTTCGGGGCCTACGAGTTGTACCAGGTCTCCCAGGGCTTCCCGGACGTCAAGCCGATCATCGGCATCGAGGCGTATGTGGCACCGTCCTCGCGGCGGAACCGGAAGCAGGAGTTCTGGGGGCCCGGCGGGCAACGGGCGATGTCGGACGACGGTGAGGGGTCGAAGGACGTCTCCGGTGGCGGCCGGTTCACCCACATGACGATGTGGGCCGAGAACGTCGAGGGCCTGCGGAACCTCTTCTACCTCTCGACCGAGGCCAGCTATACGGGACAGTTCCCCGCCGGCAAGGCCCGCATGGACATGGAGCTCATCAGTGAGCACTCGGCGGGCATCATCGGCACGACCGGATGCCCCTCCGGCGCGATCCAGACCCGTCTGCGCCTCGGCCAGTACGACGAGGCGGTGAAGACCGCGTCCGCCTACCAGGACATCCTGGGCAAGGAGAACTACTTCCTTGAGCTGATGGACCACGGCCTCGACCTGGAGCGCAACGTCCGCGACGATCTTCTGCGCCTGGCGAAGGAGCTGAAGATCCCGCTCCTCGCCACCAACGACGCGCACTACGTCCTGGAGGAGCACGCGGACGCGCACGACAACCTGCTCTGCATCGGCGTCGGGAAGAACAAGGACCACCCGGGCCGCTTCAAGTTCAACGGCACCGGCTATTACCTCAAGACCGCGCGGGAGATGCGGGAGCTGTTCTCCGAGCTCCCCGAGGCCTGCGACAACACGCTCCTCATCGCCGAGCGCATCGGGTCGTACAAGGAAGTCTTCGACCACAACGACGAGATGCCGCAGTACCCGGACGTGCCGGAGGGCGAGAACCAGGAGTCGTGGCTGCGCAAGGAGGTCATGAAGGGTCTCGCCGTCCGCTACGGCGACCCCATCCCGCAAGAGGTGCTGGAGCGCTTCGAGACCGAGATGACGGTCATCGGGCCCATGGGCTTCTCGTCGTACTTCCTCGTCGTGGCGGACATCTGCCGCCATGCCCGGGAGAGCAAGATCCCCGTCGGTCCTGGCCGTGGTTCGGCCACCGGGTCGATCGTCGCCTACGCCACCCGCATCACCGAACTGTGCCCCCTGGAGCACGGTCTCCTGTTCGAGCGGTTCCTCAACCCGGAGCGCATCAACCCGCCCGACGTCGACCTCGACTTCGACGACCGGCAGCGCGACGCCATGGTCCGCTACGTCGTGGAGAAGTACGGCGACGAGTACACCGCCCTGGTCAACACCTTCGGCAAGCTCAAGGCCAAGAACGCGATCAAGGACACCAGCCGCCTCCTCGGCTACCCCTTCTCGCACGGTGAGCGGATCACCAAGGCGCTTCCGCCGGACGTGATGGGCAAGAGCATCCCCATCAACGGGATCTTCGACCCCTCGCACCCGCGCTACGGCGAGGCCGGCGAGATCCGGGCCCTGTACGAGGGCGAGCCCGACGTGCGGAAGGTCGTCGAGGGCGCCAAGGGCGTCGAGGGCCTGATCCGCAACACCGGCGTGCACGCCGCCGCGGTGATCCTGTCGAAGACGAAGCTCACCGACCGCATCCCGCTGCACATGCGGGCCAAGGACGGCGTCAAGATCACCGGTTTCGACTACCCCAGTTGCGAGAACATGGGGCTGGTCAAGATGGACTTCCTGGGGCTTCGCAACCTCGGCGTCATCGACCAGGCGATCCACAACATCCGCGAGAACCGCGGGATCAACATCTGCACCGTCCCCGACCCGGGGGACGACGCCACACCGATCCCGCTCGACGACGCGGTCACGTACCAGCTCCTGGCGCGCGGCGACACCTTCGGTGTGTTCCAGCTCGACGGCGCGGGCATGCGCACCCTGCTGAAGCTGATGGAACCGACCCGGTTCGAGGACATCGCGGCGGCCCTCGCCCTGTACCGGCCGGGTCCGATGGCGGCGAACGCGCACACGAACTACGCGCACCGCAAGACCGGCCGCCAGGAGATCCAGCCGATCCACCCCGAGCTGCGCGAGGCCCTGGAGCCGATCCTCGGCAACACGTTCCACCTGCTCATCTACCAAGAGCAGATCATGGCGATCGCACGGCAGCTCGCGGGGTACACCCTCGGCGGCGCCGACCTGCTGCGCCGGGCGATGGGCAAGAAGAAGCCCGAGGTGCTGGCCGCGGAGTGGGAGAAGTTCCACGACGGCATGCGGGACAACGGCTACTCCGAGGAGTCCATCAAGGCCCTGTGGGACGTCATGCTCCCCTTCTCGGGGTACGCGTTCAACAAGTCCCACACGGCCGGCTACGGCCTCGTCAGCTTCTGGACCGCCTACCTGAAGGCGAACTTCCCCGCGGAGTACATGGCGGCTCTGCTGACCTCGGTGGGTGACGACAAGGACAAGGCCGGCCTGTATCTCGCCGATGCCCGCAAGCTCGGTGTCCAGGTGCTGCAGCCCGACATCAACGAGTCCGTCGCGGACTTCACCGCCATCGGCGAGAACGTCCGCTTCGGCCTGCGCTCCGTCCGCAACGTCGGGGAAGGCGTGATCGAGTCGCTCGTCGCGACCCGCAAGTCCAAGGGCAAGTTCACCTCGTTCGCCGACTTCCTCGACAAGGCCGAGGTGCCCGCGCTGAACAAGCGCGCGGTCGAGTCCCTGATCAAGGCCGGCGCCTTCGACTCGCTCGGCAGCCCCCGCAAGGGCCTGTCCGCGATCCATGAGGACGCGATCGACTCGGTCATCCCCGTGAAGAAGGCCGCCGCCTTCGGGCAGGACGACCTGTTCGCCGGGCTCGGCGGTGACGACACGGCCGGGGCCCCCGCCTTCGGCCTCGACTTCGCCATCAACCCCAGTGAGTGGCCGCGCAAGCAGCTCCTCGCGACGGAACGGGAGATGCTCGGCCTCTACGTGTCGGCGCACCCGCTGGACGGCACCGACCACATCCTGTCGCGGCACCGGGACGTCACGATCCCCGAGCTCCTCGGCTCTGGCCGGTCCGAGGGCGTGGTGAAGCTGGCGGGGCTGATCACCAACGTCGAACGCAAGATGACCAAGCAGGGCAACGCCTGGGCGCTGGTGAACCTCGCCGACCGTGACGGGGAGATGGAGGTCCTGTTCTTCCCGGCCTCCTACCAGCTCGTCCAGCACGCACTGATCCCGGACTCGGTCGTCACGGTCTCGGGACGCCTCAACGACCGGGACGGCGCCATCAGCCTCTTCGGCCAGGAACTGGAAGTACTCGACGTGTCCTCGGCGGAGAGCGGCGGCAAACCGCCCGTGGTGCTGGCGTTCCAGTCCCACAAGATCAGTGAGCCGTCGATCGCGGAGCTCAAGCGCATCCTGACCGCGCA